Within the Streptomyces vilmorinianum genome, the region CGCCGTCGCCGTCAGCGGCATCCGGATCCCGGCGGCCACCTGCGCCTGCGTCTGCGCGTTCGACAGATCGCACCAGACCGCGAACCGGCCGCCCAGGATCTGCGGCCCGTACCGCGCCGGGACGGGGGTCGTGCCGCGCAGCACCAGCGGGGTCCACTGCTCGTAGATGCGGCGGCCGGTGGGGTACGTGAACTGGTTCGGCTCACCGAGGACGTAATAGAGGTACTCGTCGTTGAGGTTCACGACCTTGCGGCCCTCGGCCAGATAACCCGTGGGCGTGCGGGCGCCGATCTCCTTGCCCGTCCAGTACTCGACCTCGATACGGCTGTCGGCGTTCACGAGCCCGCCGCGGAAGAACCCGTCGTTCCACGCCTTGGCCGTCTTGCCGGCCGCCCGCACCACGGCGGCGCGGTCGTTCAGCCAGCCCTCCGCGAGGTCCTCGATCCCGGCCTGCGCGCCGTACTTCTGGCGGGCCGCCTGCGCGAGCTGCGGATACGAGGCGGCCGGGTCGCGCACGGTCAGCGCCTGGTACTCGTCGGCGCCGAGGTGCATCCAGCCGCCGGGGAACAGCTCCGCGTACTCCCGCAGCAGGTCGTCCACGATCCGCGCGGACGCCGGCTTGGAGATGTCGATCGCGCCCCGTCGCGGGACGCCCGCGACACTGCGCAGCTGGAGGTCCGGGTGGGCCCGCAGGACCGCGCCGAGGTGGCCCGGCGAGTCGATCTCGGGCACGACCGTGATGTGCAGACTCCGCGCGAGCGCGATGATCCGGCGCACCTCGGCCTTGCTGAGGTGATCGGCGGAGACGACCTCCGGGTGACTGTCGGAGGCGATCCGGAAGCCCTG harbors:
- a CDS encoding beta-N-acetylhexosaminidase, coding for MRYVIRGPHAGPTLLAAAVALATVTACSNGSPSGAGSPSSPSSPSPPSAVSGAPTSAAPTPSPTPTRTYPLSTAPLTVPAVRSHEPARGPGWRPVPEAGVVVAPGSGALADEARLLAGELKIAYRGAVPARAGDVELALGGKGAAESYTLTTRDNRVRITGPDEAGVFYGTRTLKQSVKGSGAMPEGVVEDGPAKPQRGLQVDTARKHFTAAWIEARLREMADLKLNQFGLHFTDDQGFRIASDSHPEVVSADHLSKAEVRRIIALARSLHITVVPEIDSPGHLGAVLRAHPDLQLRSVAGVPRRGAIDISKPASARIVDDLLREYAELFPGGWMHLGADEYQALTVRDPAASYPQLAQAARQKYGAQAGIEDLAEGWLNDRAAVVRAAGKTAKAWNDGFFRGGLVNADSRIEVEYWTGKEIGARTPTGYLAEGRKVVNLNDEYLYYVLGEPNQFTYPTGRRIYEQWTPLVLRGTTPVPARYGPQILGGRFAVWCDLSNAQTQAQVAAGIRMPLTATAQKLWDERKPAMSWAAFQALAAKVRG